TTATGCTgattgacagggtctcactccgtcgtccaggctggagtgcagcggcatgatcacgattcactgcagccttgacctctcaggctcatgtgatcctaccacctcagccacccaagtagcttgggaccacaggcacatgcaccaccatgcctggctaatttttttatttttgtagagacaaggtctccctatgttgcccaggctggtctcaaactcctgggttcaagcaatcctcctgccttggcctcccaaactgctggaattacaaatgtgagtcatcatgcctggccctgtcATACATTTTTAGAAAGCAAATTTATCAGGAAAAAATCATTAAGTACTTCTATTAGGTTATTTTGAAAAAGCAAGCTTAGAAAAACAGTATTAAATATTCTATTATGATCACACACAAGTTAGTATTTTGGCAATACAAAAATTCGTAATCTTAACTGAACAGATGGCAAGTATGTCCAGGGGAAGCCAAAATAAATTTAGGATGTTTTGTCTGCTTGCCACTTTCAGAGAGCTTCAATTTTATTGGCCTGCAAACCTTTATTCTATAGCTTCAATCTAGAAGTCATTTGTGACTTTGGAGTACTCCTTACACCTTAATTCCAAGTAACAAATAAGATCAATTGATTCAAGCCTACAAGTACTTATTCTCCTTTGCTTCTCCAAATTATCCTCAGCTCATTATCAAATTTTAAGACATGGCTCATATTTCAGAGCAGATATAAACTGAGCACAAAAGAAGACCAATAAACAACCTGTAAGTAATGCCCTTTGAATAAAAGTTGTTACTAGTTATTAGATCTCTATTCAGCTGGGCTTTCAAGTCATGGTCAAAGTATTCAATGTTTCATATCCTAAAATTTTTCAGATAACAGGAACAAAATTTCTTTAtgcaatgtcatttttaaaatgtaacatttacaTAAACATATACGGCTTGTTTGTTTAGAAGCATTCTTGTATGAGTCACCTTATGCAAACCAGATTTGGAAAACATACATAGAAGTCTAAAGAAAGTAAAGCCCAACTAAGAAACAGTATACGTAAATGCGGCAATATATAAATGGAGAGACTGTGAGAAATCCAGCTTTAAGAAACCACAGGCGACTTTCAAAACTTTGCTTGTTTCAGGAAATTTAAGAACATTATGAAGGCTACTGTATAATTTTAAAGTCAAATGACTTCTTTACGTGGAAGAAGTAGGGCATAGTGGAAAGGACCCAAGCTTCGGAGTTAGACTTTTGTTcaatcccagctcagccacttgcTATGTGTACACGAATAAGTTAATTAACCTTTTGAGTCTTGATTTCTGGAATATATACAGAGATAATTTATGTCATGAGCTTATTCTGTAGATTAGAAATACATATGTATGGCAGtataaagttaaaagaaatgctttccacatgacccagcaatcccacatcacactaaaataaaagcttatgTTAACACAAACCCTTGTCTACAAaggtttatagcagctttattcataattaccaaaaaaCTGCAAATAATTTCAGTGTCTCTCAACTGAGTAAGGGATAAACTGGaacatccatacaatgggatattgCTCACAATAAAAGTAACTAACTTACTGATGGCACACAGcaacacagatgaatctcaaatgATTTAAATAAGAAGTCAGactcagggccaggtgcagtggctcacacctataatcccagcactttggaaggccaaggcagggaggactgcttgagcgcaggaggtcgaggctgcagtgagccatgattgtaccattgtactctagcccacactgcagagcaagaccctgtctcaaaaacaaaagtcagGCTCAAAAGACTACAATGTTAAATGATTTTACgaatatgacattctggaaaaggaaaatgtcTAGGAACGGAAAACAGGTTGCCAAGTACCTGGGGTTGGGAGAAGGACTGACTACAAGGAAGCAAGAGGGAATTTTGGCAGTGATTTAACTGCTCTACAAATTGACTGTGGTAGTGGTGGTCACACAAATACATgatccgtatcaaaaaaaaaaaaaaaaaaaaaacgggggcacagatagttaatattttgttttgcagGCCATACAATCTCTGTTTTAACTACTCAACTATGCTGTTTACCATAATTACAAGAGTTAATATGGTAAGAAGATATAACAAACATGCATTTACCTCTAGGAACAGTGCTtcaaaataaagaagcaaaaaaaaaaaaagacagaattgaAAAAGCAAGTAGACAATTCAGGAACTATAATAGAGATTTTCATCTCTCTCAGTATTACAGaattagacagaaaattaacaaggctATAGATACATGAACACCACCACCAACCAACTTAATCTAGCTGATATTTATAGTACACTGTACCCAACAACAGAGGACTCATTATTTTCAAGTGAACATGGAATAAAACATGCCATGCCACAAAACAAGTGGCCTAAAAGACTAAAATCACACAGTGTTCTCCAACTACATGGAATTAGAAATCAATGGAAAGAAATGTGAGAAACTTCCAAATATTAGGATATCACACAACAAACTTATAAATAACCCATGAGTCAAAGAGGAAATttcaaaggaaattagaaaacatcTCACCAGATGGCATAGTGCTAGCACAATGGTAGACATATAGGTCAATataacaaaaaaactcaaaaatacaACCTTACGTTTATGTTTAACTGATTTTAAACAAAGACGCCAAGGCAATTCAATAGGCGAAatgttaatcttttcaacaaatggtgctgggaacaaTGAgatctatatattaaaaaaaaaaaaacaaacttagatCCTTATCTCATACtatactcaaaatggatcatacaCCTAAATGTAACAGTTAAAACAATAATGCTTTTGAAAGAACTGTGACCTAGTGTTGAGCAAAGAATTCTTAGATAAGATACTAAAAGCAGAGCCCATAAAAGAAAAAGTGGATAAACTGGactctgtaaaattaaaaacctttacTCTTGAAAACTCTTCAAAAATTTGtatcattcagaaaataaaaacagaagccacagactgggagtaAACATTTCCAAATcatttatctgacaaagggctcgtatccagaatatataaggaactcttaaaagacaaataacctcagctttaaaatgagcaaaagatgtgAATATTTAAACAACAAAGTAAATGGCTAatacacacataaaaagatgctcaacatcattagtcattagagacataaattaaaaccacaatgctaTCACCTACAGCTAAAGGGATTCTCAAGTAGATCAACTTTAGGAAAGAGTAGAATGGAAGGTGAGAATCAGGAAACTGATTCTCTTAAAATTATCTCTGCTGACAGACTCCTTGGAAAGTTTTTGTGTACCTCCAGTGGTACACACCATATCTGAAGACCACTAGGTAAGAAAAAGTTTGGAGACcaagaaaatattcatatttgGTTAACAGAATTTGAAAGCCTGGAATGGCATCCAGCATGAATGAGGctgacttggaaaagaaaaagtatttaggGCTGGGAAAGGAGCTAGCAGGAGGAGGGgcaaggaagagggaggaaaactCATGCTTGAGTTTTTGACATCAACAACATAATTCTGACAGTACCTAACACCAGCAAGTAGAGCAAAGTAAGGACAATATCCTCAGGCCACACCCAAGATGTTTTCCTCATTTGGCTGACTCCCACACAGGATCCCTGCCCTAGCCCAGCTGACTAGAAATCTAGCACCATGTCCAGGCAAGTCTTCACATCTCCCTCTTCAAAACACACTTCTAGAAATCACTCAGCAGCAACAAACTGTTACAAAGCAGAGAGCTGCACCAAGCAGAGCTGACTTTCCTCTAGAAATCAGTCAGCAGCAACAAACTCTTACAGAGAGCTGCACCAAGCAGAGCTGACTTTCCTTTATGCCCCACATCCCAGTCTGATGTACACAGATTATAGTATTTATCACACTGTAATCATAATTGTTTGTTTACATgccagcctcttcctcctcccattgGAGACTGTGCCACCTTTGACAGACATCCTGAGATCTTCCGCACCCActatagtgcctggcatatagtgcATAGTCAATACATGCTCAATTAATGGAAGACTGGGTTTGTTAATACTGCAGATGCAAACTCCAACTGTACAAATGTCTTTGTCTACAAGAaccttttagaaaacatttctggGCAGCAAAGGTACTGTGAAacccatgttttctttcttaggaTAACCTCTAATCTATAATTAAGAACCTGCTATGTTGTTATATATCTGATCACCTTTTATATAAAACCTTCAGAGAAATGGCTGCATAAAAGAAACATGTTACAGTGAGGAGTCCAGGGAATAGACAGAAGTTAAGTAACCTTGTTCCTGCTAGTACTAGTGACTCTGGATGTGTCTTCTTTGgctttcagtttcctcatgggtATAATTAAAGGATCAAAATACAATCTTTAAATACTTTCCAAATGTTAGTATTCTAAGACTCTTTAATCGATGAGTGTTTCACTAATGAACAGTCAGGAAGCGGGAGGCATCTCAACGCTGAGTGTTCATAACATTTTGGTACCTCTTTGCTAGAGATCAAATAAATTATCCTCTTGAAACACATTCAGTGCTTCAATTCCATGAACAAAATTAAGAGCAAACATGAATATCCTTTTGAAATCAGGAACTTGACCTTATAACTTTAATTTCAATTATTGAAGCTAGCATTTTATTACACGTCATTGGGGTTGCTGGACAAACAATAAGCTTACCTGCCAGGAAACTGCTCCCAAAATCGCTGTTGCAAGAAGACTAAAGAACACCAACTGCTCTGAAATCAAGCAAAAATGGCGCATCCCTTTGGATGCCATGATTCTATCAAGGCTATTGTAATCTGTCCTGTgagtaaaatatactttatggCAGTCATTTAATTTGGTATGGAATCCCcaaagagttaaaagaaaaataatatgacaaATCAtccagaaaattccaaaaatggaAAAGCCAGGTATTACAAAATACCAGAGGTGAGTGTCTCTAAGTTTGAATgcggaaagaataaaaaatgtaagcTCAATCATTCCAGCAAAAACGACTGAAAGTCTTCTGCAAATTCTTCCACGGTACAAAAAGGGTTTCCATCTTTCAGTTACTGAAAGTCCACTAAAATAAATGTCAAGGAAAGGATCAGTTATCAGGCAAATAAAAAAACACGCAAAAGCAATCGGATTTTTGGGAGTTtccaatgaggaaaaaaataacaaaactgcaAAAATAACTAAGTTTGGAATAGCTAAGAAAGATTTCATTCTCAGATCAATAATCAGCATAGCCAGAGCTACAACAAGCAAAATGACACTCAGAGACTTCTCCACCAACATAGTTGTGCTGGCAATGGCAAATCCAACAAGCTCCAGAAATTCAACTGTGGTTAGTAAAGTGGGCCGATGACGGACATAACCAGAAATTCTCTCCACCAGAGAGCACAATATCCTTAACACTATGGATGTTAGAAGCAAATATTTGGTTGATTCTTCTTTTACAtcatttttaaaggatgaatTATCAAGAAAACATAGGAGGCCAAGCAAGAATCCAAACCAAAGATTGGAGAGACTTAAACTTGCTGCTTCCATTGAAAAATAGTAATAGAGTATGCTGGCGATTCCAAGAACAAAAAGACCaagaataaaaattaccaaaattaagGAATTTGCTGTTTTTTCCCATCTTACGTATAGACCTAAGCATATAGCAACCAATAAATTGATTCTGGCTAAATAGCCAAGATACCGCACTGAAGAATGCATGTTCACTTCTCTATTTACTTCTTCCAGTCTTGTCATTGCTAAATAGAGACAATGACTAAAGCAATAACGCAGTGATTTACACATGTAACCAGCAATGTGGGCTTTTCCCTCACGTTACAAAAATTAACCGCTTGTATTTCATCCAGTATATCCAATGTATCCGCAACTCCTATTTCAACATTTTCTCTTGTGGAAATTTTGTTTATAGTgatctaaaaagaagaaaacaatatttcagagttaattttatataatttactcattattttatataaagatgcatatagaaagtgaaaaaatccagtttaaaaactgaaatccAGTTTACAACCTGATTTGCAATATCTTAATGAATACTGTTTCTGGCTTAAAACTTGGCAGTTTATCCAGACAGACATGGCTGTGCTTTCTACTCATCATATGCTATGACTGCATGAATAGAACTGTTCTTCCAGAGATGGTGAAGAATTCACCTAATTCATTCTGGTTTAAATATCTGGTTTTTCAACAACAAGGAAAGGTGAAATGTTCGCTTTAGCTTAGATTGTAGCAGGTTTTGGTACAAGAGAAAGCTACTTAGTTCTTAAAGTGAATGAAGGACTTCATCGTTACCTCTAATTTGAAAAGCACTTGTATATATTAGTAGTAACAGCAACCATTACGACCTGCCAAATATCCCCTACATCTTTTTACAAGCCAGCTCTAGAATGTTACACAAGGTCTTTACATTGTTTAACTAATAAACTTACTAGAATTAAAGTATTAAAGTTACTCAGTCCCTAAAGTTGAGCCATAATTCTCCCTGTACTTTTATCTCTATTAAATTACTTTGATTACTAAACTTGCTTTCCAAATCTAAACACTATCTCTATAGCAAACCAATTCCTGACAAATTCCGagtcaaaaatgaaaaactgaaatgCTCACCCTAATAGTCATTATAAAGTAAATGAAGAACTTTTCAATTCTACTTAAACAAACGTTACTACAAGTATTTGTTAGTGGACCCACGAAATTAAAGCTTCCACAAGTCACACCTAAAAAATGATAGTAGTCAAAAAATGATTTAACCATCTATAATAATTCTTCAAAATTTCCTAGTATACTGTTTCAAAAGAACTGATCAATGGTTCACGGTAATGCTATCTAAAGAGAACCCAatcagatatttaaaaagaaactagggccaggcacggtggctctctcctgcaatcccagaactttgggagggtgaggaaggtggatcacttgaggtcagcagttcaagaccagcctggccaacatgacaaaaccctgtctctactaaaaatacaaaaattagccaggtgtggtgggaggcATCTGTAATgcctcaagaggctgagacaggagaatcgcttgaacccaggaggcggaggttgcagtgagcggagatcacgccactggactccagcctgggggatagagcgagactctgcctccaaaaataaacaaaaaaaacccacgaGTTTTTGATTAGTTTATTTGTACTTTCTTAATAGCTGTACACTAAAAGGCTCAAGAGAAACATGAGAACCTGGAATCAACTCTTAGTACTCATCTGGCTGGAGAGGAATGTTACTAAAGCAACCTTAGGGTCTCTGGGAAGTTCCGAGtattattacttattttgcttttatacGTTCAacaagcacatttttttttatttttacaactaaGTCTATTTAAGTATTCCAACTGATTTTCCTTAATTACATCTTTATTCACTCATGTCTTAAGGTACCACataatgttaaagaaaatgtcttcctttgGTATATTTTGGTTTATCTTTTTAACTTGAGTGTGAGAAACTGACAAAATCTGGAAtgcattgagttttttttttttaaacatcactAATGTgtgttataaaataattcaacaaatacgTTAGAATATATATCCTCAAAGAGCTGATGGTACAATCTGGGCTCAGACTACTGAACACTGCTGGACGGGGGGAAGAAATTCACATACTAGGCTAAATGGTGCCACTCTAAATCCATGGAACATCCTTCCCTGGTCAACATTCTTCCCCATTCTTGTGACTATTCAAACCCCTATTTCCTCTCTTCAAATCTCTGATACCCTACTTCTTCCTACTGCATTCTCACCAGATGACTCTGCCTCCTAGAGAGTCATCAAAAGGGAGCTCACTTGAGTTTCCAAGTCCACAAACCCACCTCTACTTATATCTCCGAATATAAGGAAAGAAGGCAGTTGCTTCTCTATCTAAGGCTAAACCTTTCAGCCATATTGTGCATCTTTCCTTCCGCCTCTTCTAGAACATCagactctctcctctctctgcaaactctcacttttattttatccattagtatttaaacatttataaatctgtttcttttaaaaacaataccaaaaaagtaaagaaacaaaacaaaaacaatccttGCTCATCCCCATATCCTCTATGAAGCTCAATCTCGTGTCCTTTTGACAGCTGGTATTTAGTTGCTTCACTTCTTACCCATTCACTTTTCAAACCACTAAATGGTGTTTCCCACCACACAACTGCTCTGCTAAGTGTTGAAATGACCTGTAAATTCCTAAATCCAATGGGTACTTTTCACTCAGTATCCTGCatattcttttttggggggagggggaaggggggacggagtctcgctctgttgtccaggctggagtgcaatggcaggatcttggctcactgcaacctccgactatcgggttcaggcgattctcctgcaacctctgactatcgggttcaagtgattctcctgcctcagcctccagagtagctgggattacaggcgcccatcgccatgcccagttaatttttgtatttttagtagagacggggtttcaccatattggccaggctggtctcaaactcctgacctcaggtgatccacccgcctcgcctcccaaagttctgggattacaggcgtgagccactgcgactggcattttttttttttttttttttttttttttttttttttgagacagagtttcattcttgttgcccaggctggaatacaatggagcgatctcggctcaccgcaacctctgcctcccggattcaagcgattctcctgcctcagcctcccaagtagctggaattacaggcatgtgccaccatgcccggctaattttgtatttttagtagagatggggtttctccatgttggtcaggctggtcttgaactcccgacctcaggtgatccgtccgccttggcctcccaaagtgctgggattacaggtgtgagccactgcacccggccatatcCTGCATattctttaaacaaatttacattgTTGACTTCTCTCACCTTCCAAACCATTCCTTTTTGCAGGCATCCAAAGACTAACTccccagattttttttcttaatttattggTTTCCCCTCCTCGGTCTCCTTGAAGGTTCTTCATTCTCAACCCATCCTTTGGATGTTCAACCCCAAACCTAGGCTTTTCTCTCACTATATACTTTCTCTAAGcaatgtcatttatttctatgTCTTTGATTATTATCTCTCTACTTAAGTGCACACATATATTAATCTACCTATAGAAAATGAAGCACCAGCTCTGTTCTGCACTGTTAACAGAGGTAAATACCTGGAAACAAAGTAAatgtaaacatgtaaaaaaaaaattagtgaagtaCAGTGCATCCATATAATGCAATATATGCAGTTACCTTCCTATGGACCAAAATCAACATGGCAGATTGTTTTTAAATGGCTAATTTACAAAACTCTTCCCCATTCTGATCTTCTTCAAAAGACAGCCTGAGTTAGAGAATAACAGAAAAACATTACATTCCTTTTCAATCGGTTTGCCGTCACTAATGATTCAATGGACAATTATTCCAGAGGTAGATGAAAATGGACCATAGAGGAGTCAATATGCATATGGGAAAAGCTAACCAATCACTGCCAGAGTCTGATTATTTCATAAAACCTTACATACTATTCTAACCCTCCTCTCCACCATCAtctacatttaatcctcaccaagTCCTGTCTACTATTCttcctaaacattttttaaatgtttctacttCTCGTCCCCAGGGTCACCATCCCAATTTTGGCCACCATCATGTTGAACATTTCCCTGTATCCACTCTTGCCCTCTCTAAGAAGTGtactttttaaaaccaaaatttagCACTCCACTATGTAAAATGCTCCAATGGCGTCCCATCACCCTTAGCAATAAAGTCAAAACTCCTTACAGTGCCTTATAAGGCACTCCGTGTTGGGCCTGAATAACTCTCCTGCCTTATCTGTTACCAGTTTTCCTCTCACACTTTATTTTCCAACCTTACTGACCTTTCAATTACAAACTGCACAAATGCTATTCCCTTGCCAGGTAcactccttttcctcctcctggcCCCACCCCAGTGCTCACACCTGGCTTATTCCAACTCTTCAGGTCTCAGATAAATCATTTTCTTAAGAGattatccctgccccctccccattaCATGACCCCCATACTTTCTCTGTTACATACCATCACTTATTTCATGTCTGCATTTCCCACTAGATCAAAAGGTCTCTGAGGGTTTGTCTTCAATACTGTACACCCAGTGACTAGCAAAAATCCGGCATCAagaaggtattcaataaatacttgttgaaaaataaagactaataaagaaataaCTACATTTAACAACAATAGTCACCATTGGACACTTACTAATGCCTAAAGAGAATACAGAACTTAGCTATATCCCACAACTAATAACTAGTAGAACTAAGGGAGAGTCCATGAATGTTTGGTTTCTATTTCAGCTTTCCACCAGTCTTTACTTAATTCACCCAAATTCTTCCAAACCAATTCTCTCTCCATGTCCTACCTCTAGGGAATGGCTTGAGGCATACCGTATCACTTGCATTATCTTTCACTCAGAAACTCTGTCCCATCTAGAAGTGTCAAGGCTGAAAGAACTACACTGAAAAAACAGGGAATTTCAGTGCTTCAGTTCTGAATTACTGATAACTCTTTGAGCCATCTCATACGAGGAAAATGTCATCTAGAATATCAAACTCCTCAGCACTAGAGCAGCAACAGCAATTTCTCTCCCTTTCGGCCTCCTTCTAGCGAGATGTGGGAGGTCCGACAAGGAGCTTGGCTGTTCTCCACCATCCTCTGCCTCGGAGAACGCGACCACAACGTGGCGCCCAGTTGAGGGGGAACCCTTGCGAAATACGGAGAGGCGCTCCCACACCCTCCAATCTCCAACCACCACTGTCAACTCCTCCAGAGGCAGGTATCCTACCCCGGCCCTGGGAGGCCGACTGGGCGGAGCTTGGGGTCCGGACCACGCGGAGCCCTGGCAGTGTCTATGCCTAGATCTCGCCGCCCTGCCGTCCACCCATTTCTCCCTACCTGACTCGGCCGTCGCCACCAACGCGCTCTCCCAACCCTCGGAGTCAGttccaaaaccaaaccaaaaaggAGGAGAGCAGACAAGGCTTCAGCCTGCGACTGAGAACAGGGAGGCGGCACGCCTTGGGGAACGAGGGCCCGAGGCCATACGCGCTAATACAGGCCAGTGTCGGCGTAAACTTTCTCCGTTACCGGCCCGGCCGCGACCGCCATGTTTCCGCCGCCGAAATCCGCGACGGTACGGAACGCCGCCGGGGTCAAACTGCGCGGCGCGCCTCCTTCCCGAGGCCCGGCCCCCTCCCCGCCCAAACCCGCGCGCCGCCACACACTCAGGTGAGCAAGGCGCTGCGCGAGTGTCAACTGCCCCACCTAAGGCGCCTGCCTTCCTCAAGCCAAAGTCGACTCCTGGGACCTGGAATCAGCAGCTGAGAACAGACAGCGGGAAGACCACCAAAGATCAGGCTGACAGTGCCCATCAAGCATCTAGGCCACCGCCTCGGGCTGGACCGAACGGGGACAGGGTGGACAGGACTGCCACGCGTGGGCTGTAAATACTGCGGGAGGCGTTGCTGCTCATTAATATATATGGCATAATATATGGCTTTGTAACCAGCTAAGGCCCAAGCTCCTTAGGCCCTCCCTCAGACCTTTCAGTTCCTCAAATGCAGGGACATGTCGGGTTTTGCTCAACATTAAATCaccttagcatagtgcctgacacatagttggcacttaaatatttgtaaaataataatatgcaaTAGGCTCTCCACGATCCGTAGTTCTCTCCTCCCACTTGTTTTGCATgtattatctatatatttttcctattttccataATAGAGTGTGAATTTCCTAATTTTCATAATAGATGTTGGGGGTTGGTGTGGCCAGCACATCTATAGGAATGAACAACTCTCAGATTGAGATTCTGCATATGTGGATGAAAATTTTGAGTTAGATTCTCTCTAGACTCCTGATTTTAAAAGCAATCACAACTCAACTTCCCAAATCTGTAACTAGCTCTCTGGGGAACACGAGTGCCACATTTCCAACTACCTGCTAGATGTTTCTACTCAAATATATTGTCATCACTTCCAACTCAACTTGCCTTTAATggacatttatatacatttattatgcCCCCCATTTGAATCCCCTTCCGTATTTGGAGAATTCCCCACCTGAGTTAAGAGTCTAATGGCTGCCGCTGAAATGCTGAACACTTGTTTAACTAATCATGTGTACCCGCTGGAAGCCATGAGTCAAAAAAGGCACAGAAAGCTACACTCCCAGGTCACCTGTAGGAGTATAGCAAGTGTAGAGATCGAGAACCCATCCCTAACAGCAAGGTAAGCTTCCGAGGCAGTAGTGAGAGTGCTGGCATCCACCATTAACATGTCAGAGATGCAAGATGCCTGTGCTTGGTGAGGGTCACAACCCCAGAGCCCTTTCCCAATCTGTTCTGTAGCCTGTTAACAGTCTCTGTGTACATTTCTGGGTAGCCTGTGACAGACTCTGTACTAC
The sequence above is a segment of the Homo sapiens chromosome 7, GRCh38.p14 Primary Assembly genome. Coding sequences within it:
- the TMEM168 gene encoding transmembrane protein 168 isoform X1, which encodes MCKSLRYCFSHCLYLAMTRLEEVNREVNMHSSVRYLGYLARINLLVAICLGLYVRWEKTANSLILVIFILGLFVLGIASILYYYFSMEAASLSLSNLWFGFLLGLLCFLDNSSFKNDVKEESTKYLLLTSIVLRILCSLVERISGYVRHRPTLLTTVEFLELVGFAIASTTMLVEKSLSVILLVVALAMLIIDLRMKSFLAIPNLVIFAVLLFFSSLETPKNPIAFACFFICLITDPFLDIYFSGLSVTERWKPFLYRGRICRRLSVVFAGMIELTFFILSAFKLRDTHLWYFVIPGFSIFGIFWMICHIIFLLTLWGFHTKLNDCHKVYFTHRTDYNSLDRIMASKGMRHFCLISEQLVFFSLLATAILGAVSWQPTNGIFLSMFLIVLPLESMAHGLFHELGNCLGGTSVGYAIVIPTNFCSPDGQPTLLPPEHVQELNLRSTGMLNAIQRFFAYHMIETYGCDYSTSGLSFDTLHSKLKAFLELRTVDGPRHDTYILYYSGHTHGTGEWALAGGDTLRLDTLIEWWREKNGSFCSRLIIVLDSENSTPWVKEVRKINDQYIAVQGAELIKTVDIEEADPPQLGDFTKDWVEYNCNSSNNICWTEKGRTVKAVYGVSKRWSDYTLHLPTGSDVAKHWMLHFPRITYPLVHLANWLCGLNLFWICKTCFRCLKRLKMSWFLPTVLDTGQGFKLVKS